The following coding sequences lie in one Nocardioides sambongensis genomic window:
- a CDS encoding PAC2 family protein: MMELESVPDLERPVVIAAFEGWNDAAESASAVVDHLMSVWNARVVAAIDPDDYYDFQVNRPSVGMDENGFRKLTWPSTHIAVASPADLDRDVILIRGIEPNMRWRAFTAELLAAVDDLGGDLVVTLGALLADSPHTRPIPVTGTATEADLVDRLSLDQSTYEGPTGIVGVLQDACVRLDIPVVSYWAAVPHYVAQPPCPKATLAMLGHLEELLGVSIPLGDLPEEARAWERGVDELAAEDEDVADYVRSLEESRDTADLPEATGEAIAREFERYLKRRDDGG, from the coding sequence GTGATGGAGCTCGAGTCGGTGCCGGATCTGGAGCGGCCGGTGGTGATCGCGGCCTTCGAGGGCTGGAACGACGCCGCGGAGTCCGCCAGCGCGGTGGTGGACCACCTGATGTCGGTGTGGAACGCCCGCGTCGTGGCCGCGATCGACCCGGACGACTACTACGACTTCCAGGTCAACCGGCCCAGCGTCGGGATGGACGAGAACGGCTTCCGCAAGCTCACCTGGCCGAGCACCCACATCGCGGTCGCCTCCCCCGCCGACCTCGACCGCGACGTGATCCTGATCCGTGGCATCGAGCCGAACATGCGCTGGCGCGCGTTCACCGCCGAGCTGCTGGCGGCGGTCGACGACCTCGGCGGAGACCTGGTGGTGACGCTGGGCGCGTTGCTGGCCGACTCCCCGCACACCCGCCCGATCCCGGTCACCGGCACCGCCACCGAGGCCGACCTGGTCGACCGGCTCTCCCTGGACCAGTCCACCTACGAGGGTCCCACCGGCATCGTCGGCGTGCTCCAGGACGCCTGCGTCCGGCTCGACATCCCCGTGGTCTCCTACTGGGCGGCGGTCCCGCACTACGTGGCGCAGCCGCCCTGCCCGAAGGCGACGCTGGCGATGCTCGGCCACCTGGAGGAGCTGCTGGGCGTGAGCATCCCGCTCGGCGACCTCCCCGAGGAGGCCCGCGCCTGGGAGCGCGGGGTGGACGAGCTCGCCGCGGAGGACGAGGACGTGGCCGACTACGTCCGGTCGTTGGAGGAGTCACGGGACACCGCGGACCTCCCGGAGGCCACCGGTGAGGCGATCGCGCGTGAGTTCGAGCGCTACCTCAAGCGGCGCGACGACGGCGGGTGA
- a CDS encoding ABC transporter permease, protein MGAFIDIVQWALVVLGVVGTTVVLVRVFPRIWHTRGMARWLFVIGLVLTVVFVVLAVFAPLIAPYGFAESRVDGVRLPELDPPSSYFLLGTNDMAFDIFSRVVWGARTAMQVIVISVLFSVALGVPLGLLAGYVGGALDRVLVFLMDALYAFPSLLLAIVMAFLLNQKLGNGIVAAALSLTVIYIPQYFRVVRNTTVSVRESTYVEAARALGAKPSTVMRKYLFGNVIQSVPVLGTLNAADALSTLAALGFLGLGIQPMEASEWGFDLNRALDDAQAGIWWTGLWPGLAIVLLITGLTLVGEGLNETLNPALRRRRLLPVRFPEKEAADEHV, encoded by the coding sequence ATGGGTGCGTTCATCGACATCGTCCAGTGGGCGCTGGTCGTCCTCGGCGTCGTCGGCACCACCGTGGTGCTGGTCCGGGTGTTCCCGCGGATCTGGCACACCCGCGGCATGGCCCGCTGGCTCTTCGTGATCGGGCTGGTGCTGACCGTCGTCTTCGTGGTGCTCGCGGTGTTCGCACCGCTGATCGCGCCCTACGGGTTCGCGGAGAGCCGGGTGGACGGCGTACGGCTGCCCGAGCTCGACCCGCCGAGCAGCTACTTCCTGCTCGGCACCAACGACATGGCCTTCGACATCTTCTCCCGCGTCGTGTGGGGAGCGCGCACCGCGATGCAGGTCATCGTGATCTCGGTGCTCTTCTCGGTGGCGCTCGGTGTCCCGCTCGGACTGCTCGCCGGATACGTCGGCGGCGCGCTGGACCGGGTGCTGGTCTTCCTGATGGACGCGCTCTACGCGTTCCCCTCGCTGCTGCTGGCGATCGTGATGGCCTTCCTGCTGAACCAGAAGCTCGGCAACGGCATCGTCGCGGCGGCACTGTCGCTGACCGTCATCTACATCCCGCAGTACTTCCGCGTGGTCCGCAACACCACGGTCTCGGTCCGGGAGTCCACCTACGTCGAGGCAGCCCGCGCCCTCGGCGCCAAGCCGTCCACGGTGATGCGCAAGTACCTCTTCGGCAATGTCATCCAGTCCGTCCCGGTGCTCGGCACGCTCAACGCTGCCGACGCGCTCTCGACGCTGGCCGCGCTCGGCTTCCTCGGACTCGGCATCCAGCCGATGGAGGCCTCGGAGTGGGGCTTCGACCTCAACCGGGCCCTCGACGACGCCCAGGCCGGCATCTGGTGGACGGGGCTCTGGCCGGGACTGGCCATCGTGCTCCTGATCACCGGGCTGACCCTGGTCGGAGAGGGCCTCAACGAGACCCTGAACCCCGCGCTGCGGCGACGGCGGCTGCTGCCGGTGCGGTTCCCCGAGAAGGAGGCGGCCGATGAGCACGTCTGA
- the metH gene encoding methionine synthase — translation MAEPTNGTSVTGSPDGAAGWRPDATDALTALLGERIAVIDGAMGTAIQRDRPDEAGYRGERFADWHVDLVGNNDLLSLTQPDIIAGIHREYLEAGADIIETNTFSANAISLGDYDMADLAYEFNVVSAGLARAAADDVAAATGRPRYVAGALGPTTRTASISPDVNDPGARNVSYEQLADAYLVAARGLVDGGADLLIVETIFDTLNAKAAIHAIQTLFDETGRRWPVIISGTITDASGRTLSGQVTEAFWNSVRHARPIAVGLNCALGAKEMRPYVAELARVADTFVSAYPNAGLPNAFGEYDEAAADTAGVVGEFAEAGLVNLVGGCCGTTPAHIAAIAEAVAGKAARTPSAVAPALRLSGLEPFTVTEESLFVNVGERTNITGSARFRNLIKDGDYDTALSVAAQQVENGAQVIDVNMDEGMIDGVAAMDRFLKLIASEPDISRVPLMIDSSKWEVIEAGLRCVQGKPIVNSISLKEGEQKFVEQARLCKKYGAAAVVMAFDEDGQADDLARRKEICRRAYRILVEEVDFPAEDIIFDPNVFAVATGIEEHAGYGVDFIEATRWIKENLPHALVSGGISNVSFSFRGNNPVREAIHAVFLYHGVRAGLDMGIVNAGALVSYDQIDTDLREAIEDVVLNRTGDPQQATERLLELAEQHRGSGRVEEATAQEWRSLPVGERITHALVKGIDAHVEADTEELRAEIEARGGRPIEVIEGPLMDGMNVVGDLFGAGKMFLPQVVKSARVMKKAVAYLIPFIEEEKAKDPALATQSESNGTIVLATVKGDVHDIGKNIVGVVLQCNNYDVIDLGVMVPAQRILDTAAEVGADIIGLSGLITPSLDEMVGFAGEMQRQGLQIPLLIGGATTSRAHTAVKIDRKYDGPVVWVKDASRSVPTAAALLSQARRPALMADVQADYDALRARHAQKSERPVLAFADAVANATPVDWTDYSPPQPKAPGVHVLADYDLTELRDYIDWQPFFNAWEMKGKFPDILNSPTQGETARKLYDDAQAMLDRLVEERWLTANGVYGLFPAASTGEDLVVYTDESRTEVRATLHQLRQQGQHREGVPNRSLADYVAPVGSAAAAAGDWVGGFAVTAGLGTTERILAFKEELDDYSAILLEALADRLAEAFAERLHQRVRTEFWAHVPGEQLSNEDLIAEKYTGIRPAPGYPACPDHTEKQTIWELLDVRTNTGIELTESMAMWPGASVSGLYYSHPQAQYFVVGRLGRDQIEDYAGRKGWTVAETEKWLSPNLGYDPDD, via the coding sequence TTGGCCGAGCCGACGAACGGCACGTCCGTCACCGGGAGCCCCGACGGAGCCGCGGGGTGGCGGCCCGATGCCACCGACGCGCTGACCGCACTGCTCGGTGAGCGGATCGCGGTCATCGACGGCGCCATGGGCACCGCCATCCAGCGCGACCGGCCCGACGAGGCCGGCTATCGCGGCGAGCGGTTCGCGGACTGGCACGTGGACCTCGTCGGCAACAACGACCTGCTGAGCCTGACCCAGCCCGACATCATCGCCGGCATCCACCGCGAGTACCTCGAGGCGGGCGCCGACATCATCGAGACGAACACGTTCAGCGCGAACGCGATCTCGCTCGGTGACTACGACATGGCCGACCTCGCCTACGAGTTCAACGTCGTCTCGGCAGGCCTGGCCCGCGCCGCCGCCGACGACGTCGCCGCGGCCACCGGACGGCCGCGGTACGTCGCCGGGGCGCTGGGGCCGACGACCCGCACCGCCTCGATCAGCCCGGACGTGAACGACCCCGGCGCCCGCAACGTCAGCTACGAACAGCTCGCGGACGCCTACCTGGTGGCCGCCCGCGGCCTCGTCGACGGCGGGGCCGACCTGCTGATCGTCGAGACGATCTTCGACACGCTCAACGCCAAGGCCGCGATCCACGCGATCCAGACCCTCTTCGACGAGACCGGCCGCCGGTGGCCGGTGATCATCTCCGGCACCATCACCGACGCCTCGGGACGCACCCTGTCCGGGCAGGTCACCGAGGCGTTCTGGAACTCCGTGCGGCACGCCCGCCCGATCGCGGTCGGCCTCAACTGCGCGCTCGGGGCGAAGGAGATGCGCCCCTACGTGGCCGAGCTCGCCCGGGTCGCCGACACCTTCGTCTCCGCCTATCCCAACGCCGGACTGCCCAACGCCTTCGGCGAGTACGACGAGGCCGCGGCCGACACCGCCGGCGTCGTCGGCGAGTTCGCCGAGGCCGGTCTGGTCAACCTCGTCGGTGGCTGCTGCGGCACCACCCCGGCCCACATCGCCGCCATCGCCGAGGCGGTCGCCGGCAAGGCGGCCCGCACCCCGAGCGCCGTGGCACCCGCGCTGCGGCTCTCCGGCCTGGAGCCGTTCACGGTCACCGAGGAGAGCCTCTTCGTCAACGTCGGCGAGCGGACCAACATCACCGGCTCGGCCCGGTTCCGCAACCTGATCAAGGACGGCGACTACGACACCGCGCTCTCCGTCGCCGCGCAGCAGGTGGAGAACGGCGCCCAGGTCATCGACGTCAACATGGACGAGGGCATGATCGACGGCGTCGCCGCGATGGACCGGTTCCTCAAGCTGATCGCCTCCGAGCCCGACATCAGCCGGGTGCCGCTGATGATCGACTCCTCCAAGTGGGAGGTCATCGAGGCGGGTCTGCGCTGCGTGCAGGGCAAGCCGATCGTGAACTCGATCTCCCTGAAGGAGGGCGAGCAGAAGTTCGTCGAGCAGGCCCGGCTCTGCAAGAAGTACGGCGCCGCCGCGGTGGTGATGGCCTTCGACGAGGACGGCCAGGCCGACGACCTCGCCCGTCGCAAGGAGATCTGCCGCCGCGCCTACCGGATCCTGGTCGAGGAGGTGGACTTCCCGGCCGAGGACATCATCTTCGACCCGAACGTCTTCGCCGTCGCCACCGGCATCGAGGAGCACGCCGGCTATGGGGTCGACTTCATCGAGGCCACCCGCTGGATCAAGGAGAACCTGCCGCACGCGCTGGTCTCCGGCGGCATCTCGAACGTCTCGTTCAGCTTCCGCGGCAACAACCCGGTCCGCGAGGCGATCCACGCGGTCTTCCTCTACCACGGGGTCCGAGCCGGACTCGACATGGGCATCGTGAACGCGGGAGCCCTGGTCAGCTATGACCAGATCGACACCGACCTGCGAGAGGCGATCGAGGACGTCGTACTGAACCGCACCGGGGATCCGCAGCAGGCCACCGAGCGGCTGCTGGAGCTCGCCGAGCAGCACCGCGGCAGCGGCAGGGTCGAGGAGGCCACCGCGCAGGAGTGGAGGAGCCTCCCGGTCGGTGAGCGGATCACGCACGCGCTGGTCAAGGGGATCGACGCGCACGTGGAGGCCGACACCGAGGAGCTGCGCGCCGAGATCGAGGCCCGCGGCGGCCGGCCGATCGAGGTGATCGAGGGTCCGCTGATGGACGGGATGAACGTCGTCGGCGACCTCTTCGGCGCCGGCAAGATGTTCCTCCCGCAGGTGGTCAAGTCGGCCCGGGTGATGAAGAAGGCCGTCGCCTACCTGATCCCGTTCATCGAGGAGGAGAAGGCGAAGGACCCCGCCCTGGCGACGCAGTCGGAGAGCAACGGCACGATCGTGCTGGCCACCGTCAAGGGCGACGTCCACGACATCGGCAAGAACATCGTCGGCGTGGTGCTGCAGTGCAACAACTACGACGTGATCGACCTGGGCGTGATGGTGCCGGCGCAGAGGATCCTGGACACCGCCGCGGAGGTCGGTGCCGACATCATCGGTCTCTCCGGGCTGATCACGCCCAGTCTCGATGAGATGGTCGGGTTCGCCGGCGAGATGCAGCGCCAGGGCCTGCAGATCCCGCTGCTGATCGGTGGCGCCACCACCTCCCGGGCCCACACCGCGGTCAAGATCGACCGGAAGTACGACGGCCCCGTGGTCTGGGTCAAGGACGCGTCGCGGTCGGTGCCCACCGCCGCGGCGCTGCTCTCCCAGGCCCGCCGTCCGGCGCTGATGGCCGACGTGCAGGCCGACTACGACGCGCTGCGGGCGCGACACGCGCAGAAGTCGGAGCGCCCGGTGCTGGCCTTCGCCGACGCGGTCGCCAACGCGACGCCGGTCGACTGGACGGACTACTCGCCGCCGCAGCCGAAGGCGCCCGGCGTGCACGTGCTCGCCGACTACGACCTCACCGAGCTGCGCGACTACATCGACTGGCAGCCGTTCTTCAACGCCTGGGAGATGAAGGGGAAGTTCCCCGACATCCTGAACAGCCCCACCCAGGGCGAGACCGCCCGCAAGCTGTACGACGACGCGCAGGCCATGCTCGACCGGCTGGTCGAGGAGCGGTGGCTGACCGCCAACGGCGTCTACGGCCTCTTCCCGGCGGCGAGCACCGGGGAGGACCTCGTGGTCTACACCGACGAGTCCCGCACCGAGGTGCGCGCCACGCTGCACCAGCTCCGCCAGCAGGGCCAGCACCGCGAGGGGGTGCCCAACCGCTCGCTGGCCGACTACGTCGCACCGGTCGGCAGCGCGGCCGCTGCTGCCGGCGACTGGGTCGGCGGGTTCGCGGTCACCGCGGGTCTGGGCACGACGGAACGGATCCTGGCGTTCAAGGAGGAGCTCGACGACTACTCGGCGATCCTCCTCGAAGCGCTGGCCGACCGGCTCGCCGAGGCGTTCGCCGAGCGGCTGCACCAGCGGGTCCGCACCGAGTTCTGGGCTCACGTGCCCGGCGAGCAGCTCAGCAACGAGGACCTGATCGCCGAGAAGTACACCGGCATCCGGCCCGCACCCGGCTATCCGGCCTGCCCCGACCACACCGAGAAGCAGACCATCTGGGAGCTGCTCGACGTCCGGACCAACACCGGCATCGAGCTCACCGAGTCGATGGCGATGTGGCCCGGCGCGTCCGTCTCCGGGCTGTACTACAGCCACCCGCAGGCGCAGTACTTCGTGGTCGGCCGGCTGGGCCGCGACCAGATCGAGGACTACGCCGGGCGCAAGGGCTGGACCGTCGCCGAGACGGAGAAGTGGCTCTCGCCCAACCTCGGGTACGACCCCGACGACTGA
- a CDS encoding ABC transporter substrate-binding protein, with protein MIRKLPAVLGVGVLGLGLAACSDTPPPASDREPIGVDYSEGEPAADSSEEWTLGTTDAITSVDPAGAYDIGSWNLQYQMFQQLMTVPANGSEPEPDAAECAYDDPKTITCTLQDGLMFANGNELTSSDVKYSLERNIAINDPNGSAILLGSIMDDPASPNPKLAPGAVETPNDTTVVFNLSKPDTTFLKVLSTATASIVDEQVYPANKELADTDEHSGSGPYMLTQYKEGQQAVFELNESYGGPHPGIAPRVFVSFHKDDTSLTSAVKTGEVDVAWRSMSPTQQKALADDDIAVLKGQGSEFRYWVWDMNNGAGTDDAVRQAVAQVIDRDQIATNAYDGTVEPAYSIVPPGFGGQKDSFAEEYGDPDADAAEKILSDAGVETPVALKLGYPQEHYGPNAVDEATEIAEQLNATDLFDVTAEAGEWEQYQTDYKKSAYDLFMLGWYPDFLDADNYLSPFVVDGGFFANGYSNPEVNELVDAELGETDEGTRDETIGQIQDIVAQDVPLIPTWNGANVAAVGDGVGGVQDTLDPTYVFRFWMITKS; from the coding sequence GTGATCCGCAAGTTGCCTGCCGTCCTCGGAGTCGGCGTGCTGGGACTCGGCCTCGCGGCCTGCAGCGACACCCCACCGCCGGCCAGCGACCGCGAGCCGATCGGCGTCGACTACTCCGAAGGCGAACCCGCTGCGGACAGCAGCGAGGAGTGGACCCTCGGCACCACCGACGCCATCACCTCGGTGGACCCGGCCGGCGCCTACGACATCGGCTCCTGGAACCTCCAGTACCAGATGTTCCAGCAGTTGATGACCGTGCCGGCGAACGGCTCCGAGCCCGAGCCCGACGCCGCCGAGTGCGCCTACGACGACCCGAAGACCATCACCTGCACGCTGCAGGACGGCCTGATGTTCGCCAACGGCAACGAGCTGACCTCCTCGGACGTGAAGTACTCACTCGAGCGCAACATCGCGATCAACGACCCGAACGGGTCTGCGATCCTGCTCGGCTCGATCATGGACGACCCGGCGTCGCCGAACCCGAAGCTCGCGCCCGGTGCCGTGGAGACCCCCAACGACACCACTGTCGTGTTCAACCTGAGCAAGCCGGACACCACCTTCCTCAAGGTGCTCAGCACGGCCACCGCCTCGATCGTCGACGAGCAGGTCTACCCGGCGAACAAGGAGCTGGCCGACACCGACGAGCACTCCGGCTCCGGCCCCTACATGCTGACCCAGTACAAGGAGGGTCAGCAGGCCGTCTTCGAGCTCAACGAGAGCTACGGCGGCCCGCACCCCGGCATCGCGCCGCGCGTGTTCGTCTCCTTCCACAAGGACGACACCTCGCTGACCTCCGCGGTCAAGACCGGTGAGGTCGACGTGGCCTGGCGTTCGATGAGCCCGACCCAGCAGAAGGCGCTGGCCGACGACGACATCGCCGTGCTCAAGGGCCAGGGTTCGGAGTTCCGCTACTGGGTCTGGGACATGAACAACGGCGCGGGCACCGACGACGCGGTCCGGCAGGCCGTCGCCCAGGTCATCGACCGCGACCAGATCGCGACCAACGCCTACGACGGCACCGTGGAGCCGGCGTACTCGATCGTGCCGCCGGGCTTCGGCGGCCAGAAGGACTCCTTCGCCGAGGAGTACGGCGACCCCGACGCCGACGCGGCCGAGAAGATCCTCTCCGACGCCGGCGTGGAGACCCCGGTGGCGCTCAAGCTGGGCTACCCGCAGGAGCACTACGGACCGAACGCGGTCGACGAGGCGACCGAGATCGCCGAGCAGCTCAACGCCACCGACCTCTTCGACGTCACTGCCGAGGCGGGGGAGTGGGAGCAGTACCAGACCGACTACAAGAAGAGCGCCTACGACCTCTTCATGCTCGGCTGGTACCCGGACTTCCTCGACGCGGACAACTACCTCAGCCCGTTCGTGGTCGACGGCGGCTTCTTCGCCAACGGCTACTCCAACCCCGAGGTCAACGAACTGGTCGACGCCGAGCTCGGTGAGACCGACGAGGGCACCCGGGACGAGACGATCGGACAGATCCAGGACATCGTGGCGCAGGACGTGCCGCTGATCCCGACCTGGAACGGCGCGAACGTCGCCGCCGTGGGCGACGGCGTCGGCGGCGTCCAGGACACCCTGGACCCGACGTACGTCTTCCGCTTCTGGATGATCACCAAGAGCTGA
- a CDS encoding ABC transporter permease, with protein MSSSRGSLPRYIAIRLLLIIPMMWVLLTFVFFLLRIAPGDPVTAAAGGKLSAEEIARRQAALGLDRPLLTQYLDYLGDVVRFQFGNALSDGTPVTSLIRDHGGATLTLTVGAFLFAVAVGVPLGRWAGRHRDTAIDAPIRILGIVVYAAPIFWVGILLIIAVDNVLPSWPTSGIASPTAIYEIPTRTHILLVDAVLSGDYVLDVLQHHVLPCLVLGMLLSGVIIRLVRINVIQSMQADYVEAARARGIAERKVVRDHAFRNALVPVVTVIGLQVALTLSGAVLTENTFNWPGLGTDLVDYVLARDYVAVQGLVTFFALVVVVVSVVVDVINALIDPRVRY; from the coding sequence TTGAGCTCCAGCCGGGGATCACTGCCCCGCTACATCGCCATCCGACTGCTCCTCATCATCCCGATGATGTGGGTGCTGCTGACTTTCGTCTTCTTCCTGCTGCGCATCGCACCGGGCGACCCGGTCACCGCTGCCGCCGGCGGCAAGCTGTCGGCCGAGGAGATCGCCCGCCGCCAGGCGGCGCTCGGCCTGGACCGTCCGCTGCTCACGCAGTACCTGGACTACCTCGGCGACGTGGTCCGGTTCCAGTTCGGTAACGCCCTCTCCGACGGCACCCCGGTCACCAGCCTGATCCGGGACCACGGAGGCGCGACGCTCACCCTGACCGTCGGGGCGTTCCTGTTCGCCGTCGCGGTCGGCGTCCCGCTGGGACGCTGGGCCGGGCGCCACCGGGACACCGCGATCGACGCGCCGATCCGGATCCTCGGCATCGTGGTCTACGCCGCGCCGATCTTCTGGGTCGGGATCCTGCTGATCATCGCGGTCGACAACGTGCTGCCGTCCTGGCCCACGTCGGGCATCGCCTCGCCGACGGCGATCTACGAGATACCCACCCGGACCCACATCCTGCTGGTGGACGCCGTGCTGAGCGGGGACTACGTGCTGGACGTGCTCCAGCACCACGTGCTGCCCTGCCTGGTCCTCGGCATGCTGCTCTCCGGGGTGATCATCCGGCTGGTCCGGATCAACGTCATCCAGTCGATGCAGGCCGACTACGTGGAGGCCGCGCGGGCCCGCGGCATCGCGGAGCGCAAGGTGGTTCGCGACCACGCCTTCCGCAACGCGCTGGTCCCGGTGGTCACCGTGATCGGGCTCCAGGTGGCCCTCACCCTCTCCGGTGCCGTGCTCACCGAGAACACCTTCAACTGGCCGGGGCTGGGCACCGACCTGGTCGACTACGTGCTCGCCCGCGACTATGTCGCGGTCCAGGGCCTGGTCACGTTCTTCGCCCTGGTCGTGGTGGTGGTCTCGGTCGTCGTCGACGTGATCAACGCCCTGATCGACCCGAGGGTGAGGTACTGA
- a CDS encoding HAD family hydrolase has translation MDGTLVDTEPYWMETEVAIAEAHGGTWTHQDAMALVGNDLLVSGRAIKQKLGLPHTAEQVVEMLLDGVVARVTESVPWRPGARELLDALAAQDIPCALVTMSYRRFVDPILAALPPGTFDVVVTGDQVSEGKPHPEAYLTAARHLGVRPEDCVALEDSPTGAASALAAGARTIAVPNHVPVPERPGLEFRASLTDVTVDDLKTLPDRDTSQADLR, from the coding sequence ATGGACGGCACCCTGGTCGACACCGAGCCGTACTGGATGGAGACCGAGGTCGCCATCGCGGAGGCGCACGGCGGCACCTGGACCCACCAGGACGCGATGGCGCTGGTCGGCAACGACCTTCTCGTCTCCGGCCGGGCGATCAAGCAGAAGCTCGGCCTCCCGCACACCGCCGAGCAGGTGGTCGAGATGCTGCTGGACGGCGTCGTCGCCCGGGTGACCGAGAGCGTGCCGTGGCGTCCCGGCGCCCGCGAGCTCCTCGACGCACTCGCCGCGCAGGACATCCCGTGCGCACTGGTCACGATGTCCTACCGGCGTTTCGTCGACCCGATCCTGGCCGCGCTGCCGCCCGGGACCTTCGACGTCGTGGTGACCGGCGACCAGGTGAGCGAGGGCAAGCCGCATCCGGAGGCCTACCTGACCGCGGCGCGCCACCTGGGCGTGCGCCCCGAGGACTGTGTGGCGCTGGAGGACTCACCGACCGGGGCCGCCTCCGCGCTCGCCGCGGGCGCCCGGACGATCGCCGTCCCGAACCACGTGCCGGTGCCCGAGCGTCCGGGGCTGGAGTTCCGGGCGAGCCTGACCGACGTCACGGTCGACGACCTCAAAACGTTGCCGGATCGAGACACGTCGCAGGCGGATCTCCGGTAG
- a CDS encoding App1 family protein, whose protein sequence is MVRAEERWDTARLRRRAGRPPQHFRIEPYLAHAGSGGVVVRGRVLDNPPPTDAIEGEGLGAALLRGVRQFLTVELPGVPLRIRLAGTTSEVVTDSEGYFHAVLRVTGLEGPWASGTVEVVEGHRGLTASHTTPFRVRVPSADAAFGVISDVDDTILETGVQGAGQMVRATLTGSALTRTPFAGAAELYRDLATPDNPVFYVSSSPWNLHAFLVAFLEHRRFPLGPVLLRDLIGTREGRETKHARIAEVLRTHPDLSFVLLGDSGEHDPQVYADIVRAHPGRIRAVYIREVRLDPGDGRVEAVADGWPTGVPFVLAADSDVVRRHAASIGLLPSDDPDGGGAAPPT, encoded by the coding sequence TTGGTCCGCGCGGAGGAGCGCTGGGACACGGCCCGGCTGCGCCGACGCGCCGGTCGGCCGCCGCAGCACTTCAGGATCGAGCCCTACCTCGCTCACGCCGGGTCCGGCGGCGTGGTCGTCCGCGGACGGGTGCTGGACAACCCGCCGCCCACGGACGCGATCGAGGGTGAGGGCCTCGGCGCCGCGCTGCTGCGCGGGGTCCGGCAGTTCCTCACCGTCGAGCTGCCGGGCGTCCCGCTGCGGATCCGGCTGGCCGGGACCACCAGCGAGGTGGTCACCGACAGTGAGGGCTACTTCCATGCCGTCCTGCGCGTCACCGGGCTCGAGGGGCCGTGGGCGTCGGGCACCGTCGAGGTGGTCGAGGGGCACCGAGGGCTGACCGCGTCGCACACCACCCCGTTCCGGGTCCGGGTGCCGTCGGCGGACGCGGCCTTCGGCGTGATCTCCGACGTCGACGACACGATCCTGGAGACCGGGGTCCAGGGGGCCGGCCAGATGGTCCGCGCCACCCTGACCGGCTCCGCGCTGACCCGCACCCCTTTCGCCGGCGCCGCCGAGCTCTACCGGGACCTCGCGACCCCGGACAACCCGGTCTTCTACGTCTCCTCGAGCCCGTGGAACCTGCACGCCTTCCTGGTCGCGTTCCTGGAGCACCGCAGGTTCCCGCTGGGACCGGTCCTGCTGCGCGACCTGATCGGCACCCGGGAGGGGCGCGAGACCAAGCACGCCCGGATCGCCGAGGTGCTGCGCACCCATCCGGATCTGTCGTTCGTGCTGCTCGGGGACTCCGGCGAGCACGACCCGCAGGTCTACGCCGACATCGTCCGCGCGCACCCCGGTCGGATCCGGGCCGTCTACATCCGCGAGGTGCGCCTGGACCCCGGTGACGGTCGCGTCGAGGCGGTGGCCGACGGGTGGCCGACGGGCGTCCCGTTCGTGCTCGCCGCCGACAGCGACGTCGTACGGCGTCACGCGGCGTCGATCGGGCTGTTGCCGTCCGACGATCCGGATGGCGGGGGAGCGGCCCCGCCGACCTAG